GTCCGCCCGCCGGCGCCTGGCGGCGTCGCCCTCCTCGGCCGCCAGCCGGGCGCGCAGCAGGGCGACGGCCTCGTCCAGATCGGGCCGACTGTGCCTGCGGTACCAGCGGAGCAGCAGTGCGTTGGCGAGGTTGACGCTCCGGGAGAAGTAGTGCTGGGGGTGGCTGGGCGATGTCGCGTCCAGCGCCGCACGGATCAGGGTGATGCCCTCGTCGAGCCCCTCCCGCCCAGCGGCGTCGGCGATGAGCAGGGACGAACCGAGGTTGCTCATCGCCCGTACGTGTTCGGGTGTGCCCTTGGCGCTCAGATCGAGCATGCGCCGCAGGGCGTCCAGCGCGGCGTCCAGATCGGCCTCGTCGCCCCGCATCTGGTAGCGGCGGCGGTGCGCACCCCCGAGATTGCTCAGCAGGAGAGGCAGCGTCGCATGATCCACGAAGACACCGAAAAGGCGGACGGCTTCGGTCCCCGCCGTGACCGCCTCGTCGACATCGGTCAGGGAACCGAGCAGCTCGGCACGGACCATGAGCTTGCTCGTCAGGTTGCCCAGCCGCTGGGCACGGGCGGTCGCGGCGGAACCGCTCGTGGGGGTCAGGGCGACGGACTCGCGCATGGCGGCGATCGAGTTGTCGAGATCCGCCTGGTCACCGGCGTGTTCGAAGCGGTAGGCCAAGGCGCCGGACAGCTGCGAGAGCAGCCGGGCGCGCTCTTCGCGCCCCTCGTCCGAGTCCGCAGGCTCGGCGGACAGCAGCTCGCGGAGCAGACCGACGCACTCGTCGATGTCCGAGCGGGAGCCGGTCGCCTCGTAGCCCGCCAGCAGAAGGTCGGCCAGGGTGGTGCGGGTGTGCACCGCCGCCTCGCCCGTCACCGACTCCGCCGCCTTTCGGACGGCCGCCACGGCGTGCTGGTGATCGGCCGCCTTCCCGGTCGCGTTGAAGCGGTCGACGAGCCGCCTCGCCAGCCAGTCGGACACGTCGTCCGCCCCGGCCCCGGCCACCTCCCCGCTGCCGTCCGCCTCGGCCCCGTTGATCAGCCGGTGGACACGCCGCATCCGCTGCTCGGCGTCCGGCGCGCTGCGGTCCACGCTCGCGGCGAAGGCCGCCTCCGCCCTCGCCCGCGCGCCCAACGCGCCGGTTACATGCCCTTGCACGCTGGTGTCGGCCGACATGGCCGCCCGGAACGCCGAGTCCGCCGAGCGCCAGTCGTCCTCGGAGAGATCCAGCGACGCGCGTTCGAACAATGCCTTGGCCAGGGAGAGCTGGAGGGCTTCCCGAGCCCCCGGCTCCTTGCCCGGGTTCACGTCCGGTCCCAGTCCCGATCGCAGCACCTCCACCGACCGGTCCAGGTCGGCGCGGTCACGGAACCGGTCGTATCTGGAGTAGAGCATGTCGCCCAGGGTCAGAGTCAGCGAGGCGAGGGGCCGGGCCTGCGCCACGAGCCTGGTGTACGTGTCCACCGCCAGGTCGGCGTGTTCGCGCAGGCCCGACCGGTGGAACCGCTTCATGTGCAGCGCGCCGAGCGAGGACAGCAGGGCCTGGGTGAGGGGCTCGCCGTCGGGCGGCATCGGCAGCTCAAGGAGCGGTCCGACGACCGCGTCCACCTCGGCCGACGTCACCTCGCCCGGCCTGCCGTTCCACGCGCGGAGCACGAAGGCGACCTCTGCGAGCAGCCTGTCCCGCCCGTCGGCCACCCGTAACCGCTCACACGCACGAACGCCGTGCACCAGAAGGGGAATGAGCCTGCCCAGCTCCGCACGGCTCAGCCGGGTGTCGCCGAGCAGTGTGCCCGAGTACCGGAGCCAGGCGAGGACGGCTGGAGAGACCCCGTCCCGCAGCATCCCGTCCGTCGAAGCGACGGCCTCCCGGCTCAGGTCGAGGGCCGCGACGAGGTCCTCCGGGTGGCCGCTCTGCTCGAACATCCTGGTCATCACCATGTCCAGAAGCACCAGCAGACCGCGCCGCTCGGTGGCGGACTGCTTGTCGAGCGCGGCACGCAGCGCCGCGGAGGTGGCGTGCAACTGGTCGGGTCCGCCGGGCCGGGCCCGAAGGGCGTCGGCGAACGCCTGGAGCGCCTGGGGATCCGGCTGTCTGCCGTCCAACGGCAGGATTCTGCCC
The genomic region above belongs to Streptomyces coeruleorubidus and contains:
- a CDS encoding CHAT domain-containing protein: MTGNGTTLYATITELAGRILPLDGRQPDPQALQAFADALRARPGGPDQLHATSAALRAALDKQSATERRGLLVLLDMVMTRMFEQSGHPEDLVAALDLSREAVASTDGMLRDGVSPAVLAWLRYSGTLLGDTRLSRAELGRLIPLLVHGVRACERLRVADGRDRLLAEVAFVLRAWNGRPGEVTSAEVDAVVGPLLELPMPPDGEPLTQALLSSLGALHMKRFHRSGLREHADLAVDTYTRLVAQARPLASLTLTLGDMLYSRYDRFRDRADLDRSVEVLRSGLGPDVNPGKEPGAREALQLSLAKALFERASLDLSEDDWRSADSAFRAAMSADTSVQGHVTGALGARARAEAAFAASVDRSAPDAEQRMRRVHRLINGAEADGSGEVAGAGADDVSDWLARRLVDRFNATGKAADHQHAVAAVRKAAESVTGEAAVHTRTTLADLLLAGYEATGSRSDIDECVGLLRELLSAEPADSDEGREERARLLSQLSGALAYRFEHAGDQADLDNSIAAMRESVALTPTSGSAATARAQRLGNLTSKLMVRAELLGSLTDVDEAVTAGTEAVRLFGVFVDHATLPLLLSNLGGAHRRRYQMRGDEADLDAALDALRRMLDLSAKGTPEHVRAMSNLGSSLLIADAAGREGLDEGITLIRAALDATSPSHPQHYFSRSVNLANALLLRWYRRHSRPDLDEAVALLRARLAAEEGDAARRRRADSMFLLAGALSSLYEETSDAGAAREAALLHADCARSPFAPAAQRIRAASLWAGLSERLGDVDGPDGALAAWSLAVGLLPVVSWRGLGRSDQESQLSEWTGTASAAAACALDAGRPQLAVELLEQGRSVLWTQLQQSRVEAGALSRLASGLTAELRQVGAALEEAAASAETSSDRLVALGRRWDALVERVGAELGDDSPFAPLRYETLARAAAGGPVVLVNVTARRSDAIVVFPPPVVPLVVPLPGLDLAETGRRAADFLRAVHDQGATEPQGHVALQMTMATTLEWLWEAVAKPVFDRLGLIDDGSGVPGKRIWWCPTGALTLLPLHAAGIVGGADGTWRRVIPSYTPTLRALVRTYQGGPDAEPAVLGRDGGRLLTVAVPDSPGQPPLPHVVSEAAGIAPRFPGLAHTALVDAQATRDRVRRELAGCSWAHFACHGRQDPTQASDSAVLLHDGALTVLDMARTRPAGAELAYVSACRTAASSVLLMDEAQHLAAGLQMAGFRHVVGTLWAVGDRSAAVTAGRFYDVLRDGGSPAAATAAAVERLRLDHPLEPSVWAGYVHFGP